Proteins from a single region of Desulfobacter postgatei 2ac9:
- the casA gene encoding type I-E CRISPR-associated protein Cse1/CasA, with amino-acid sequence MNLTDTPWIPIIRDNGSREKVSLIALFKEGETIRDLAVNPPQRIALMRFLICITQAALDGPQDEKAWFHAKKDLVNNVIVYLETWAHAFDLYGETPFMQAKDLDPLDNAVLDKLNFDLSAGNNSVLFDHEASPSGRIHSPEWCALMLLTFQCFSPGGLIGTTQWGKDKTTKTSEHAPAIEGSMLHTYIRGENLQVTIWMNLLTKEMLAEFPGMTFGRPIWEDDDVFKGNPEAARMSTQSYLGRLVPLSRAVFLDQNQKTFTLANGLSYPKLPVQREPCATVVRRGKEKNEKDMYISVNLARHPWRELSSVLSLSKTAIAGGAVCLRHLKYIKSDRVDIWTGGMAADKGKILDVAGWNFSLPIEMLNTTELLIYEKGVELARKGEYLLREAVKTWHKEMAVDSKSISYDKALMNYWALLDEQYLILIRCIGNSEPLGQAWFSVICRAMNIAYINNCPHTTPRQIQAFAIAAQKLRLKKPDH; translated from the coding sequence ATGAACCTGACAGACACACCATGGATACCCATCATAAGAGATAACGGCTCCCGGGAAAAGGTCAGCCTGATCGCATTGTTTAAGGAAGGAGAGACCATTCGGGATCTTGCTGTTAATCCGCCCCAGCGCATTGCCCTAATGCGCTTTCTGATCTGCATTACCCAGGCGGCGCTTGACGGACCGCAGGATGAGAAAGCCTGGTTTCACGCTAAAAAGGACCTTGTAAATAATGTAATTGTTTATCTTGAAACATGGGCACATGCTTTTGATCTTTATGGCGAAACGCCTTTTATGCAAGCAAAAGATCTTGATCCTCTTGATAATGCGGTACTGGACAAACTCAATTTTGACCTTTCCGCAGGAAATAATTCCGTACTGTTCGATCATGAAGCATCGCCATCTGGTAGAATTCATTCCCCTGAGTGGTGTGCATTAATGCTTTTAACCTTTCAATGTTTCTCACCGGGAGGTCTGATTGGAACAACACAATGGGGCAAAGACAAAACAACCAAAACCAGTGAGCATGCGCCTGCTATAGAAGGCTCTATGCTCCATACCTATATCCGTGGTGAAAATTTACAGGTAACGATATGGATGAACCTTCTCACGAAAGAAATGTTAGCTGAATTCCCTGGAATGACCTTTGGAAGGCCCATTTGGGAGGACGACGATGTCTTTAAAGGAAATCCGGAAGCCGCCAGAATGTCAACACAGTCCTATTTAGGCCGCCTGGTTCCTTTATCCAGAGCTGTCTTTTTAGACCAAAACCAAAAAACATTTACCCTTGCAAACGGCCTTTCCTATCCCAAATTACCGGTTCAGCGGGAGCCTTGTGCCACGGTGGTCAGGCGGGGAAAGGAAAAAAACGAAAAAGATATGTATATTTCTGTTAACCTGGCACGACATCCATGGAGGGAACTGTCGTCAGTACTTTCATTGAGCAAAACTGCCATTGCCGGCGGCGCTGTCTGCTTGCGGCACCTCAAATATATCAAATCCGACCGCGTGGACATCTGGACCGGCGGCATGGCCGCAGACAAAGGCAAAATACTGGATGTGGCAGGGTGGAATTTCTCACTTCCTATTGAGATGCTTAATACAACAGAGCTTTTAATCTATGAAAAGGGGGTGGAACTGGCAAGAAAGGGAGAATATTTACTACGGGAAGCTGTTAAAACCTGGCATAAAGAGATGGCAGTTGATTCAAAAAGCATTTCCTATGACAAGGCCTTGATGAACTACTGGGCCTTATTGGATGAGCAATATCTTATCTTGATCCGCTGTATCGGTAATTCGGAACCATTGGGACAAGCTTGGTTTTCCGTTATCTGCCGCGCTATGAATATCGCATACATCAACAATTGCCCCCATACAACACCGCGTCAAATTCAAGCCTTTGCCATAGCCGCTCAAAAGCTTCGACTCAAAAAACCGGATCACTGA
- a CDS encoding CRISPR-associated helicase/endonuclease Cas3, whose protein sequence is MIFPISKKTKGELTAIPYTKCYAKTDKNGKPGICVESHLRHTAEVCRILRQQLTENLTLLGDLAIPSASVHDIGKVSPGFQLKYFRDAIIKQISEYRDKPAGHFLTDHAHIGACALWAHVNKEDPFQCPTVAQIAAMHHGSVRTEPLPKDSGELLGGAAWSEERKNLIKIMETEYGRLTFHVPSIVQRDFISGMVTISDWIGSDESFFPPAGLPPEVNINTAAQMAVSACGLIKPAIIPGLSFEEVFEFSPYDIQKQFGASIMNYGKPGVFVLEAPMGMGKTEAALYAAYLLMASGKNSGFFFGLPTRLTSDRIHERLDPFLKKICENKTGARLSHGTAWLKAFWHSSFEKGGEDFKPGNSWFNPRKRALLHPFVVGTVDQALMSVLRVKHHFVRTFGLAGKVVILDEIHSYDGYTGTLIETMASQLTQIGCSVIILSATLTKKRLSAFFKESQPVKERENIISQALDESFNSIDSVPYPLISGPEYALASPPPKGQEYKIHLEEMSYFKIAKHAIDKAIQSQCVLCIANTVATAQTWFDAISAEMPDDAFPIGLLHSKFPGFQRAAIEDLWMIRLGKHKKDEHENLRPNGCILVATQVVEQSVDIDADYLITELAPTDMLLQRMGRQFRHDRKNRPCTIPETLILCGNPDQSDNLDGVLDAFGRSNCHVYAPWVLWRTRDVWKKHHTVNIPDDIRTLLEATYEELSKQFSKKAQLMDDLHSKFVQHKNALADKAMGNLSTATAMPVGEDHETCATRYSDLPTTQVLLVQDINSTGNEAQLTLLSEERVMVNAVRPDPAVTAQLHLNLISIPSWLLQRYGSLETPSFLKKHFFETTPILLWNESSAEITLNGQLTDFQYTNLKGLFRTSVPEPPGSNSAYQEDDSEDITVYLTDFESMDPFDKSKFDW, encoded by the coding sequence ATGATTTTTCCTATTTCAAAAAAAACAAAGGGAGAACTCACTGCCATCCCTTACACGAAATGCTACGCAAAAACTGATAAAAACGGAAAACCTGGCATTTGTGTTGAATCTCATCTTCGCCATACCGCTGAGGTATGCCGGATTCTGCGACAGCAGCTTACTGAAAATTTGACACTACTTGGGGATCTGGCCATACCATCTGCATCAGTTCACGATATTGGAAAGGTTTCTCCCGGTTTTCAACTAAAATACTTTCGTGACGCAATTATTAAACAAATTTCAGAATATAGAGACAAGCCTGCCGGGCACTTTCTAACAGACCACGCCCATATTGGGGCATGTGCACTCTGGGCACATGTAAATAAAGAGGACCCCTTTCAATGTCCAACTGTAGCTCAAATTGCAGCGATGCACCACGGCAGTGTTCGCACGGAACCTTTGCCTAAAGATTCCGGCGAGCTTTTAGGCGGTGCAGCCTGGAGCGAAGAACGAAAGAATCTGATAAAAATAATGGAAACTGAATACGGGAGATTGACTTTCCATGTACCTTCTATAGTACAAAGGGATTTCATATCCGGCATGGTGACAATTTCAGACTGGATAGGATCAGATGAATCTTTTTTCCCTCCGGCAGGGTTACCTCCAGAAGTAAATATTAATACTGCTGCCCAAATGGCTGTTTCTGCCTGCGGGCTTATCAAACCGGCCATAATTCCAGGATTGTCATTTGAAGAAGTTTTCGAATTTTCACCATATGATATCCAGAAACAATTTGGTGCCAGTATTATGAATTATGGTAAACCGGGTGTATTCGTTCTGGAAGCACCCATGGGAATGGGAAAAACAGAAGCAGCCCTTTATGCTGCATATCTTCTTATGGCCAGCGGGAAAAACAGCGGATTTTTCTTCGGGCTACCTACCCGGCTTACCAGCGATCGAATTCATGAACGCCTTGATCCGTTTCTCAAAAAAATTTGTGAGAACAAAACTGGTGCGAGGTTATCCCACGGCACAGCCTGGCTCAAGGCATTCTGGCATTCGTCTTTTGAAAAAGGAGGGGAGGACTTCAAACCAGGCAATTCATGGTTTAACCCAAGAAAACGTGCCCTTTTGCATCCTTTTGTCGTGGGAACCGTAGATCAGGCATTAATGAGTGTTCTTCGGGTCAAACATCATTTTGTCCGTACCTTTGGGCTTGCTGGAAAAGTTGTTATCCTTGATGAAATACACAGTTACGACGGTTATACCGGTACCCTAATAGAAACAATGGCATCCCAATTGACCCAGATCGGCTGCTCTGTAATCATTCTTTCGGCAACCTTGACCAAAAAACGGCTCTCGGCATTTTTCAAAGAGAGCCAACCAGTCAAAGAGAGGGAGAATATTATCTCTCAAGCCCTTGATGAATCTTTCAACTCAATTGATTCGGTCCCTTATCCATTGATCAGCGGGCCGGAATATGCCTTGGCATCACCACCGCCCAAGGGTCAAGAATACAAAATTCATCTTGAGGAGATGTCATATTTCAAAATAGCAAAACATGCTATTGATAAGGCAATTCAAAGCCAATGCGTTCTTTGCATCGCCAACACTGTTGCAACAGCACAGACTTGGTTTGACGCCATATCTGCTGAAATGCCGGATGATGCGTTTCCCATTGGGCTCCTCCACTCTAAATTTCCCGGATTTCAGCGGGCTGCCATTGAAGATTTATGGATGATACGGCTTGGAAAACACAAAAAAGACGAGCATGAAAATCTGCGCCCCAATGGGTGTATTCTGGTCGCCACCCAAGTAGTTGAACAAAGTGTTGATATAGATGCGGACTATCTTATTACCGAACTTGCTCCTACCGACATGCTGCTTCAACGCATGGGGCGCCAGTTCCGGCATGACAGAAAGAACCGGCCCTGCACAATACCCGAAACACTTATTCTATGCGGGAATCCAGATCAGTCTGATAACCTGGATGGGGTTTTAGACGCGTTTGGCCGGAGCAACTGCCATGTTTATGCGCCCTGGGTCTTGTGGCGGACACGGGATGTATGGAAAAAACACCATACGGTAAACATTCCAGATGATATTCGGACACTTCTGGAAGCCACCTATGAAGAATTATCCAAGCAATTTTCAAAAAAAGCCCAACTGATGGATGACCTACATTCAAAATTTGTTCAACATAAAAATGCATTGGCAGATAAGGCAATGGGCAACCTTTCCACGGCAACAGCCATGCCCGTGGGAGAAGATCATGAGACATGCGCCACACGGTACAGTGATCTTCCAACCACACAAGTGCTCTTGGTTCAGGACATCAACAGCACTGGAAATGAAGCACAATTGACTCTGCTTAGCGAGGAGCGTGTCATGGTCAATGCAGTCCGACCCGATCCGGCAGTAACTGCACAACTTCATTTAAATCTTATTTCAATTCCTTCCTGGCTTTTGCAGCGTTATGGTTCCCTTGAAACACCATCATTTTTGAAAAAACATTTTTTTGAAACAACGCCAATTCTGCTATGGAATGAAAGTAGTGCGGAGATAACATTGAACGGCCAATTGACCGACTTTCAGTACACGAACTTAAAAGGACTTTTCAGGACATCGGTTCCGGAACCGCCAGGTTCAAATTCTGCCTATCAAGAGGATGATTCTGAAGACATCACGGTATATTTAACTGATTTTGAATCAATGGATCCCTTCGACAAATCTAAATTTGACTGGTAA
- the cas6e gene encoding type I-E CRISPR-associated protein Cas6/Cse3/CasE gives MTFLSQVFINKTEAARRRISDSYAWHQVIWKNFMNCDGKPRSFLFRIDDAGVRFRLLVLSDTKPSSDDFGNWQIKTVSPNFLDHQCYRFQIKTNPTMRRASDRRRIGIYSEDRLREWIEKKAKQNGFKIEPHSLSIGSPMDEIFVRNRTRGKHVSVDFQGALNVFDPQAFRTAFEKGIGSAKSFGYGMLMLQLAKRPS, from the coding sequence ATGACCTTTTTGTCACAGGTTTTTATCAATAAAACTGAAGCCGCACGAAGACGGATAAGCGACTCTTATGCTTGGCACCAGGTTATCTGGAAAAATTTTATGAATTGTGATGGAAAGCCCCGCTCCTTTTTATTCCGCATTGATGATGCCGGGGTCCGGTTCAGACTTTTGGTGCTTTCAGACACCAAGCCTTCGAGTGATGATTTTGGCAATTGGCAAATCAAAACCGTTTCCCCTAATTTTTTAGACCACCAATGCTACCGTTTTCAAATCAAGACAAACCCCACAATGCGAAGAGCGTCAGACCGCAGACGCATCGGTATTTATTCGGAAGACAGACTGAGGGAGTGGATAGAAAAAAAAGCCAAACAAAATGGATTTAAAATTGAACCTCACTCTTTGAGTATCGGGTCTCCCATGGATGAAATATTTGTCCGGAACCGGACCCGTGGCAAGCATGTCAGTGTAGATTTCCAGGGTGCTTTAAACGTCTTCGATCCGCAAGCATTTCGCACTGCTTTTGAAAAAGGAATTGGTTCAGCCAAATCTTTCGGCTACGGAATGCTGATGCTCCAACTCGCGAAACGTCCATCTTAA
- the casB gene encoding type I-E CRISPR-associated protein Cse2/CasB has protein sequence MTRMSQRPIQGFLKWAKVRIEAKDRGCLADLRRGFSPGTEHRCWPHIAIYCDLSKKRERIIWQTIAAGFATIEQTANSGNLGATMRRLAIDGASGSPEDALKSFDARFRRLLTCDSAVEVCERLASIIKAAKSKNIIPIDFEVLYEDLFYWGERVKLSWAASYWGGQKDEADETGQTITLQESLLSFNEHGVLTK, from the coding sequence ATGACAAGAATGAGCCAACGCCCTATCCAGGGCTTTCTCAAATGGGCCAAAGTCAGGATTGAAGCAAAAGACCGAGGTTGCCTTGCGGATCTTCGCAGGGGATTCAGTCCGGGTACAGAACATCGATGCTGGCCCCACATAGCCATTTATTGCGATCTGTCAAAAAAAAGGGAACGCATTATCTGGCAAACTATTGCTGCAGGTTTTGCAACCATAGAACAGACAGCAAACTCCGGTAATCTGGGCGCAACCATGCGACGCCTTGCCATTGATGGTGCATCTGGTTCCCCAGAGGATGCGTTGAAATCCTTTGATGCAAGGTTTCGGCGTTTGCTCACCTGTGACAGTGCCGTGGAAGTCTGCGAACGGCTTGCCAGCATTATCAAAGCAGCTAAAAGCAAGAACATTATTCCCATAGATTTTGAGGTTCTTTATGAAGATCTCTTTTATTGGGGAGAAAGGGTAAAGCTCTCATGGGCGGCCTCCTACTGGGGCGGACAAAAGGATGAGGCTGATGAAACCGGTCAGACAATCACCCTGCAGGAGTCCTTACTTTCTTTTAACGAACATGGAGTCCTTACAAAATGA
- a CDS encoding IS4 family transposase, whose protein sequence is MPKLIDDINKLISSPDFQARNKNSSTDFTRNRSLDFETTISFFLNLNKGSYETELKQFFKTKNNQDVSMPEVTKSAVSKARKKLNPAAFIELNDELINGYEKYSDLQTWNGFRLLAVDGSTATVPDEIEVKEHFGAWNVKDGQPCPKARVSQLFDVQNRITLDALIRPKSEGERDLAAQHFTKLMPSDLVLLDRGYPAAWLFMLIVSLGAQFCARVTISQWNVIKKFYNSGKMEKIIRLPISYVSKQKCNEIGLDISPIKVRLIRVELTSGETEILITSLLDRKIFSYDLFADLYFERWAIEEDYKIMKCRVQIENFSGKTVHSVYQDFHAKVFSKNLTMMIVTSTHPELKKRTENRKYEYDINFTQALSGMKNHIVLLLCRPYAKICDIVTKLQALMLTCIESIRPGRTYERNFNKKNKKFHLEYRQPA, encoded by the coding sequence GTGCCAAAACTTATTGATGATATAAATAAATTGATCAGTTCTCCTGATTTCCAGGCTCGAAATAAAAACTCCTCAACTGATTTTACTCGGAATAGATCACTGGACTTTGAAACAACGATATCCTTTTTCTTGAATCTGAATAAAGGTTCTTATGAAACCGAACTCAAACAATTCTTTAAAACTAAAAACAATCAAGACGTATCCATGCCTGAAGTGACAAAAAGTGCTGTCTCAAAGGCCAGAAAAAAATTGAATCCGGCAGCTTTCATCGAACTTAATGACGAGTTGATTAATGGTTACGAAAAGTATAGCGACCTTCAAACCTGGAACGGATTCCGTCTATTGGCAGTTGATGGATCAACCGCTACTGTCCCCGATGAAATCGAGGTTAAAGAGCATTTTGGTGCTTGGAATGTTAAAGATGGACAACCGTGCCCTAAAGCTCGTGTGTCCCAATTGTTCGATGTGCAAAATCGTATCACTCTTGATGCACTTATCCGGCCTAAAAGTGAAGGCGAACGCGACCTTGCTGCGCAACATTTCACAAAATTGATGCCATCCGACCTGGTATTGTTGGATCGTGGATACCCTGCGGCATGGCTGTTCATGCTTATCGTCTCTCTTGGCGCCCAATTTTGCGCTCGTGTCACAATTTCCCAGTGGAATGTCATCAAGAAGTTCTATAATTCCGGCAAAATGGAAAAAATTATTCGTTTGCCCATTTCTTACGTTTCCAAACAAAAATGTAATGAAATCGGACTCGACATATCCCCTATCAAAGTCCGCTTAATTCGAGTTGAACTGACATCTGGCGAGACGGAGATTCTGATAACATCGTTACTCGATAGAAAAATTTTTTCTTATGATTTGTTTGCCGACCTTTACTTTGAACGCTGGGCCATTGAGGAAGATTACAAAATTATGAAATGCAGGGTTCAGATAGAGAATTTTTCAGGCAAAACTGTCCATTCCGTCTACCAAGATTTTCATGCCAAAGTATTTTCAAAAAATTTGACGATGATGATTGTCACTTCGACACATCCTGAGTTAAAAAAAAGGACGGAAAACAGAAAATACGAATACGACATCAATTTTACACAGGCGCTTTCCGGAATGAAAAATCATATTGTTTTATTGTTGTGTCGTCCATATGCAAAAATCTGTGATATTGTAACAAAATTACAGGCTCTTATGCTTACATGTATAGAATCCATAAGACCTGGCAGAACATATGAACGTAATTTCAATAAAAAGAATAAAAAATTCCATTTGGAATACAGGCAACCAGCTTGA